Proteins from a single region of Methanotorris igneus Kol 5:
- the hmd gene encoding 5,10-methenyltetrahydromethanopterin hydrogenase, giving the protein MKIAILGAGCYRTHAAAGITNFARACEVAEQVGKPEIALTHSTITMGAELLHLCDEVKEVVVSDPCFAEEPGLVVIDEFDPKEVIEAHKEDPEKIMPKIREAVKAKAKELPKPPKACIHLVHPEDVGLKITTDDKEAVADADIILTWLPKGNKQPDIIKKFVDAIPEGAIVTHACTIPTTKFAKIFKDLGRDDLNIISYHPGAVPEMKGQVFLSTGFASDEAVEKLYALAQKARGTAYKLPANLISPVCDMGSAVTATVYAGLLAYRDAVTKILGAPADFAQMMAEEAITQLLELMKKEGIANMEKVLNPKALTGTADSMCFGPLADILPQALEVLKKHGVEDEGEKTKCEIMSQANK; this is encoded by the coding sequence ATGAAAATTGCTATATTGGGGGCAGGCTGTTACAGGACCCACGCAGCTGCTGGAATTACAAACTTTGCGAGAGCATGTGAAGTTGCAGAACAAGTTGGCAAACCTGAAATTGCTTTAACACACTCAACAATCACAATGGGGGCAGAGTTATTACACTTATGTGATGAAGTTAAAGAAGTTGTTGTTTCAGACCCATGTTTTGCTGAGGAACCTGGTTTAGTTGTTATTGATGAGTTTGACCCAAAAGAAGTTATTGAAGCACACAAAGAAGATCCAGAAAAAATAATGCCAAAAATTAGAGAGGCAGTTAAAGCAAAAGCAAAAGAGTTGCCAAAACCTCCAAAAGCATGTATCCACTTAGTTCACCCAGAAGATGTTGGTTTAAAAATAACAACAGATGACAAAGAGGCAGTTGCAGATGCAGATATCATATTAACATGGTTACCAAAAGGAAACAAACAACCAGACATCATTAAGAAATTCGTTGATGCAATTCCGGAGGGGGCTATTGTAACCCACGCATGTACAATCCCAACAACAAAATTCGCAAAAATCTTTAAAGATTTAGGAAGAGATGACTTAAACATCATCTCCTACCACCCAGGGGCAGTTCCTGAAATGAAAGGACAAGTATTCTTATCAACAGGATTTGCATCAGATGAAGCTGTTGAAAAATTATACGCATTAGCTCAAAAAGCAAGAGGAACAGCTTACAAATTACCTGCAAACTTAATTAGTCCTGTTTGTGACATGGGTTCAGCAGTTACAGCAACAGTTTATGCTGGTTTATTAGCTTACAGAGATGCAGTTACAAAAATCTTAGGAGCTCCTGCTGACTTCGCTCAAATGATGGCAGAAGAGGCAATTACACAACTCTTAGAATTGATGAAAAAAGAAGGAATTGCAAACATGGAAAAAGTTTTAAATCCAAAAGCATTAACTGGAACAGCAGACAGTATGTGCTTTGGACCTTTAGCAGACATATTACCACAAGCGTTAGAAGTTCTTAAAAAACATGGTGTAGAGGACGAAGGAGAAAAAACCAAATGCGAAATAATGTCACAAGCAAATAAATAA
- a CDS encoding Gar1/Naf1 family protein, with translation MKRIIITHKTPKGKLIGRANFQPPINSIVILKSNKKFKKVGKIYDVFGPVNRPYVKIIPFKGFEDYIGEVYILKQKNGKSKYRKK, from the coding sequence TTGAAAAGGATAATAATAACTCATAAAACTCCAAAGGGGAAGTTAATTGGGAGGGCTAATTTTCAACCGCCAATAAATTCAATTGTTATTTTGAAGAGCAATAAAAAATTCAAAAAAGTTGGTAAAATATATGATGTTTTTGGTCCTGTTAATAGACCATACGTAAAGATCATCCCATTTAAGGGTTTTGAGGATTATATAGGTGAGGTGTATATTCTCAAACAAAAGAACGGTAAATCTAAATATCGAAAAAAATAA
- the hmdB gene encoding 5,10-methenyltetrahydromethanopterin hydrogenase cofactor biosynthesis protein HmdB, which yields MVFKKIEENFEELKKGNEEFIKYGLIDKEDALKLFEINHWSDYLRLFNIASKVRDYFKKEIEITSTIHITNICKVNPKCHYCGFAAGTSREGYYKPFRISDEDIKKSAIAIEESGICRVSCSSAHGYGGREVLRALKIVKENTNLEVLVNAGADLTEETIKEMKKYGIDTICCNLETTNEELFNKVKPGEKLEDRIKVCKLVRKYDIELSSGLLIGIGESYEDRVEHLFYLKELGVGEIPIMGFNPYKDTPMENHPKCSALEQAKTIAITRLIFPDIRITSPTPTIGAELVQFALLGGASNLATVIPDNHPMNIKGVGNPRTGNLNEVIKMISELGLKPKLNLSKINSKN from the coding sequence ATGGTATTTAAAAAGATAGAGGAGAATTTTGAAGAGTTAAAGAAGGGAAATGAGGAATTTATAAAATATGGGTTGATAGATAAAGAAGATGCTTTAAAACTATTTGAAATAAACCATTGGAGTGATTATTTAAGGTTATTTAATATTGCTTCAAAGGTTAGGGATTATTTTAAGAAAGAGATTGAGATAACTTCAACAATCCACATAACCAACATCTGTAAAGTTAATCCTAAATGCCACTACTGTGGTTTTGCCGCTGGGACTTCAAGAGAGGGTTATTACAAACCATTTAGAATTTCTGATGAGGACATCAAAAAATCAGCAATAGCAATTGAAGAGAGTGGGATTTGTAGGGTTAGCTGTTCATCCGCACATGGTTATGGGGGGAGAGAGGTTTTAAGAGCATTAAAAATTGTTAAGGAAAACACGAACTTAGAGGTTTTAGTTAATGCTGGGGCGGATTTGACGGAGGAGACAATAAAAGAAATGAAAAAATACGGAATAGATACAATTTGCTGTAACTTAGAAACAACAAATGAAGAGTTATTTAATAAAGTAAAACCAGGAGAAAAATTAGAGGATAGGATAAAGGTCTGTAAATTAGTGAGAAAGTATGATATTGAACTATCTTCTGGCTTATTGATTGGAATTGGAGAGAGTTATGAAGATAGAGTTGAACATCTTTTTTATTTGAAGGAATTGGGCGTTGGGGAAATTCCCATAATGGGTTTTAACCCCTACAAAGACACACCAATGGAAAATCATCCAAAATGTTCTGCATTAGAGCAAGCAAAGACAATTGCAATAACACGGTTAATATTTCCAGATATAAGAATAACATCCCCAACCCCAACAATAGGGGCTGAGTTAGTGCAATTTGCTTTATTGGGGGGAGCGAGTAACTTAGCAACGGTAATTCCAGATAATCATCCAATGAATATTAAGGGGGTTGGAAATCCAAGAACTGGGAATTTGAATGAAGTTATTAAGATGATTAGTGAGTTAGGGTTGAAGCCAAAGTTAAATTTGAGTAAAATTAATAGCAAAAACTGA
- a CDS encoding cyclase family protein — MLGSMGDIKDLLKNKNTIIDLSHEVMDFVYPGDPKFCISTLKFENFMVSEIKMGSHISTHVDYPKHVGLDNDSVVDVIVGEGFCVNIGNLEEFLSKSNYIRNIDVLLIYTSISSLWGREEYFERGINIKDYLNDLLSLGIKAIGVDCASIGDYDVHKSLLLNGILIIENLTNLDILVNKSFFFIGLPLKIKNIDGVPIRAIAIL; from the coding sequence ATGTTGGGGAGTATGGGAGATATTAAAGACCTATTAAAAAATAAAAACACTATTATTGACCTTAGTCATGAAGTTATGGATTTTGTCTATCCAGGAGATCCAAAGTTTTGTATAAGTACTCTCAAATTTGAGAATTTTATGGTTTCTGAGATAAAAATGGGCTCCCACATTTCTACGCATGTGGATTATCCAAAGCATGTTGGATTAGATAACGATTCTGTGGTAGATGTTATTGTTGGGGAGGGATTTTGTGTTAATATTGGTAATTTGGAAGAATTTTTATCTAAAAGCAATTATATTAGAAATATAGATGTTTTATTGATTTATACCTCTATTTCATCACTTTGGGGGAGGGAAGAGTATTTTGAAAGGGGGATAAATATTAAAGACTATTTGAATGATTTGTTAAGTTTAGGTATCAAAGCGATAGGTGTGGATTGTGCAAGTATTGGAGATTACGATGTGCATAAATCTCTTTTATTAAATGGGATTTTGATTATTGAGAATCTCACTAATTTGGATATTTTAGTGAATAAATCATTTTTCTTCATCGGTTTGCCTTTAAAAATTAAAAATATTGATGGTGTGCCAATTAGGGCAATTGCAATTCTTTAA
- a CDS encoding metal-dependent hydrolase, with the protein MDWKGHTILGLVFGLPFISSPEQIFLVLAGALYPDLDHDVKEDIVKRGIYISLGLVLINILIYYFKKEYFNLDLFILAVSVLLIYLIPYFANHRGITHTFWALIFVSVILGFLALKLTIFSPILAGIIVLLMVVNEKLLGKILIIALFGWIVFDILKPNPLVSGNFSYILPIAVGYLSHIVGDSTTPAGVKAFYPISNYKLRKKEGYVLILVWFLMVLYILERCNIVFINF; encoded by the coding sequence ATGGATTGGAAGGGGCATACAATTTTGGGACTTGTATTTGGATTGCCTTTTATTTCTTCCCCAGAACAGATATTTTTGGTTTTGGCAGGGGCATTATATCCTGATTTAGACCACGATGTTAAGGAGGATATTGTTAAGAGGGGGATTTATATCTCGTTGGGGTTGGTTTTAATAAATATCTTAATTTATTACTTCAAAAAAGAATATTTTAATTTGGATTTGTTTATTTTGGCAGTTTCTGTTCTTTTAATCTATCTTATCCCATATTTTGCAAACCATAGGGGGATAACACATACATTTTGGGCGTTAATTTTTGTTTCAGTAATTTTGGGATTTTTGGCATTGAAATTAACAATATTTTCTCCAATATTGGCAGGAATTATTGTTTTGTTGATGGTTGTTAATGAGAAGTTGTTGGGGAAAATTTTGATTATTGCCTTGTTTGGATGGATTGTTTTTGATATTTTAAAGCCAAATCCATTGGTTAGTGGAAATTTCTCATATATCTTGCCTATTGCAGTAGGTTACTTATCCCATATTGTCGGTGATTCAACAACTCCTGCAGGAGTTAAGGCGTTTTATCCAATCTCCAACTATAAATTAAGAAAAAAAGAAGGATATGTTTTAATATTAGTTTGGTTTTTAATGGTTCTTTATATTTTGGAAAGATGCAATATTGTCTTTATTAATTTTTAA
- the hmdC gene encoding 5,10-methenyltetrahydromethanopterin hydrogenase cofactor biosynthesis protein HmdC, with translation MRDLIKESVNNLDAALELRKLIIKKLNEKKLKESDIIEIVDAVDDLSLNEIQKLGSNLRKFPMGCDLVEVAVGPCASSLTLTQFIENCILTDYMGLTIHVCAYALADIGEKEGIPPLEVMKMVYENVDVPLDLDHFGQYGAMRFPKEITHCMGECYYNGPPYKGCPRERIHKRLIDKEKEYAHEFDDWVKLASTVCINVVEEQGGEEHAAPLEEMAVVAEAAKKYGKGLEGIFHIGDGYDDLITGLKSCIDFDVDVLVVEGAPFNRAKNRLKAFAKAIAVSRILVKGGVVATNGAYEDECRIGLRSGLNVIISGFSGNHHGYMCGYSPGTAKRGNFGLPRVMRIIKEEIKNMDVNLVSRHDLIAIARSSKFLGNIIYPETLGGMFIGDAHWVAIKNSKLHDRVRIRKTLEDVENEYNGEKLGFLGGRYIAWGIAKKLMPEEVYVSDANKWVEEATVKILNEVGINAYKCNGNDEEVVKNADKTYICSMIPEIILKIKNKVDAESLI, from the coding sequence ATGAGGGATCTTATAAAGGAAAGTGTAAATAATTTAGATGCGGCATTGGAATTAAGAAAGCTAATTATAAAAAAATTAAATGAGAAAAAATTAAAAGAAAGCGATATAATTGAGATTGTTGATGCGGTTGATGATTTATCTTTAAATGAGATTCAAAAATTAGGGAGCAATTTAAGAAAGTTTCCTATGGGGTGTGATTTGGTTGAGGTTGCTGTAGGGCCATGTGCATCATCTTTAACACTAACTCAATTCATAGAGAACTGTATCTTAACTGATTATATGGGATTAACTATACACGTTTGTGCCTATGCGTTGGCAGACATTGGAGAAAAGGAAGGGATTCCACCATTAGAAGTTATGAAGATGGTTTATGAGAATGTTGATGTTCCGTTGGATTTAGATCACTTTGGGCAATATGGGGCGATGAGATTTCCAAAGGAGATAACACACTGCATGGGAGAGTGTTATTACAACGGCCCACCATATAAAGGATGCCCAAGAGAAAGGATACACAAGAGGTTAATTGATAAAGAGAAAGAATATGCTCATGAATTTGATGATTGGGTAAAGTTAGCATCAACTGTATGTATAAATGTGGTTGAAGAGCAGGGTGGAGAGGAGCATGCAGCCCCATTAGAGGAAATGGCGGTTGTTGCCGAGGCAGCGAAAAAATATGGTAAGGGATTGGAGGGAATTTTCCACATTGGGGATGGGTATGATGATTTGATAACAGGTCTAAAATCATGCATTGACTTTGATGTTGATGTTTTGGTCGTTGAGGGGGCTCCGTTCAATAGGGCAAAGAATCGCCTCAAAGCATTTGCAAAGGCAATAGCAGTTTCAAGAATTTTGGTTAAGGGTGGAGTTGTTGCTACAAATGGGGCCTATGAGGATGAATGTAGAATTGGGTTGAGGAGTGGGCTTAATGTGATTATAAGTGGATTTAGTGGAAATCACCATGGATATATGTGTGGTTACTCTCCTGGAACAGCAAAGAGGGGTAATTTTGGATTGCCAAGGGTTATGAGGATAATTAAGGAAGAGATAAAAAATATGGATGTGAATTTGGTAAGTAGGCATGATTTAATTGCTATAGCAAGGAGCAGTAAGTTTTTAGGCAATATCATTTATCCAGAAACATTGGGGGGAATGTTTATTGGAGATGCCCATTGGGTTGCTATTAAAAACAGCAAACTACATGATAGAGTTAGGATAAGGAAGACACTGGAAGATGTTGAAAATGAATATAATGGGGAGAAGTTGGGTTTCTTAGGGGGGAGGTATATAGCATGGGGAATAGCAAAGAAGTTGATGCCAGAGGAGGTTTATGTTAGTGATGCAAATAAATGGGTTGAGGAGGCAACTGTTAAGATATTGAATGAAGTAGGAATAAATGCCTACAAATGCAATGGGAATGATGAAGAAGTTGTTAAAAATGCGGATAAGACATATATATGCTCTATGATTCCAGAGATAATTTTGAAAATAAAAAATAAAGTAGATGCTGAGAGCTTGATTTAG